The sequence below is a genomic window from Lolium perenne isolate Kyuss_39 chromosome 4, Kyuss_2.0, whole genome shotgun sequence.
ACTAACTAATTAAAACAGTGTGGTAAAAAGATTTTGATACAACAAATAACATTGGAGACCTTGTTTTTAGATGAATAACATTGGAGACCTGATTTGTGCCATTCAGTTTGTAGTCCATGTTTACATATTTTTCTCAAACATACCCGTGCGAGCCGATGATGTCTCTCGCCAGAGGAGCTCTAGATGAGGGGCACTGGGACGAGCTGCGTGGGATTTTTTTGGTGGCCGAGGAGAGGTGCACGCGGCACTCTAGCCCGGGTAGTCTTAATTTATTTTTAATACCACTTTTCTTCTCCAAAATTTAAATCAAGTTTTATACTTAATTGGAGTAGTTGCATTATATACCTATTATTATAAAAACGTGTGTCAATCAAATGCTTGTGTTCAAGATTTGGACATGACCTTGAATTCTTATGTCGGTGCTGACTCACCCGGTGGCCTATCTAAAGCAACGGGCAGAACATGCGATGGTGGCACACTTGATCGCAAGGTATTTTTTCGCCTTTGCACTATATCATCAAATTTCGACGCGGCTTCAATTTTGTCCAGGCATGTGCATCACCGTATACTGATATTTTACATCAATCCTACTACCGATGAAGTAATTTGTACTAATTCATATTCCATATATATGGCATTTTTAATATAGATCTGTTGGACATGTTCAATAATtaacccgatgcaacgcacgggcaaatgtaCTATATTACTAAAAAGAACAACCAATTTGTACAAATAATGTCGTTGGGAAGTGCAAAGTTTCAACATCAGGAAGTACAAGAGATCAGGCTTAGGAAGTATATGTAGTAACATTGGTAAGTACAATAGATCGGTCTTTGGAAGTACACGGTCCACGTGGAAGTGAATAAAAATTCTAAAAACCATTAACCACGAAGTAAAAGTACTCAAGACGGGTAAGTGCATAAGTTCATTTTGAGCTAGTATAATTTATTAGAATTTTTTATCCTGCGGGAAGTACAACCGCTGATCACTGGAGGTACAAGTTGTGACCACAAGAAGTACAAGATGCGAGTACATGTGtaacaaacaaaaaaaatccttcatccgcgaggaagttcatatccttgacaatgagaagtacaaccgttcgacacgagcaatacacccacttaatataggaagtacatgaAACCCGGTGAAATCTAAATgtagaaaaacaaaataatcccgtcatttGCGAGGAAGTAAGAGCAGTGATTACGAGAAGTACATGCGGAGATGacaggaagtacaagcggtaattacatgaattaAAAGTGTTCAAAGAAAATACTCCCACATAAGTCCACATAGCGAAAAACAATAATAATCCCATCACCCTTAaagaagttcatatacttgacaatgagaggtacaaccattcgacacgagcaatacacccacttaatataggaagtacaagaaacccgGTGAAATCTAAATgtagaaaaacaaaataatcatGTCATCTGCGAGGAAGTACGAGCAGTGATTACGAGAAGTACAAGCGGAGACTAcaagaagtacaagcggtaattacatgaacTAAAAGTGTTCAAAGAAAATACTCCCACATAAGTCCACATAGCaaaaaacaataataatcccatcacccttaaagaagttcatatacttgacaatgagaagtacaaccattcgacacgagcaatACACCCACCAAATATAGGAATTACAAGAAACCCGGTGAAATCTAAATgtagaaaaacaaaataatcccgtcatctgcgAGGAAGTACGAGCAGTGATTACGAGAATTACAGGCGGAGACTACAATAAGTACAAACGGTAATTACATGAAATAAAAGTGTTCAAAGAAAATACTCCCACATAAGTCCACATAGCaaaaaacaataataatcccATCACCCTTAAAGAATTTCATATACTTGACAATGAGAactacaaccattcgacacgagcaatacacccactaaatataggaagtacaagaaacccgGTGAAATCTAAATgtagaaaaacaaaataatcccgtcatctgcgAGGAAGTACGAGTAGTGATTACGAAAAGTACAAGCGGAGACTATAAGAAGTACAAACGGTAATTACATGAACTAAAAGTGTTCAAAGAAAATACTCCCACATAAGTCCACATAGCaaaaaacaataataatcccatcacccttaaagaagttcatatacttgacaatgagaagtacaaccattcgacacgagcaatacacccacttaatataggaagtacaagaaacccgGTGAAATCTAAATgtagaaaaacaaaataatcccaagGACACAAGGGATAACTTGGTACATGCCTTAAGGAAACACTCATACAAAAGGGAAATATTATGTCCTTACAACTTCAggtgagtgttactgtcttcagacattaaatctttttcgcttactacatgtgttaagtgtaattgatgagttatgcatatgtctgcaggtttcactatatcctgctagtcattgaacctGACGCAGTAGCAGAAGTCATGAACTCGAAAAGTAAACCCCTTGCGGCATcggggggacatggctgatattctccagagggcttggaaacggttcaccaacaaAGCCTCCTGGTTTGTGGAAAAAAGAGCTTGAAATTAGACCTGTACCAGTAAGTACTACTAGGTAGGCCGCACATCTCTTTGATTCAATACCATTATTACCATCCTTGATTATTATTTTaattgaactttgttctcgtaaagttCTTGAGACAAGAGGAAGGGAATAATTTATGTcggttctacgtttgcgagttcattcgcCAAACGACCCACCAGGGGGCCAAATTTTTAGATCAACTTGAAGTACGTAAACAAGTTCATAACTTTATTTTATCACCTTGTACTTCATTCATATAcatacacacacacacgcacacacacacacacacacacacacacacacacacacacacacacacacacacacacatatatatatatatgtatatatatatactgacCACTTTCTTAAAATTATTAGATCCAACGGTTGCGGAACTGTCTTCTATCAAccgagcgtgtacgagcaattcaatAAGAATTGGCGGGATTCTTACTTGAGTAAGTCATAGCTCCTGACGGAGCATActatcaccccccccccccccccccccaattttgCATAGAATATATTTTTGAAGTTCATGTAGACATATATGCATGAACATGTGTCACTTCGATCGATATATTCATAACGTTTTTtatgtaatataatggtttcctatatatatgtGTTTGCATTATATCGTTCTGGTGAAATTCtatgccgcggcagcgttttagtgtaATTCCCTACAGCGGTAGCGTTTTAgtgcaattccctgccgcggcagagtttgctGCGGCAGAGAAGGGCCCCAAAACGCTGTCGCTGCAGAAACCTTTAGCACTGGTTCACAACTAAGGGCGAGGGGGGGAGGGGGGGCTTTAGCACCGGATGAGTTGCATTGGTTGGCCATCCGGTGTATATGGCGATTacaaaccggtgctaatgccccattttctactagtgattgCTTGCTTGTTTTTGTTGATTTCAAATATTATTTGTTCATAAGTTATTGGTGTATTtggttgagcctagcatatttatgaTTTGTGATTGAAAAGTATCAACATGAACACCATCATCTACAAGCCGATCAAAAAATGCAAAAAAGCATGACTGTAGACAGCGAATTTCCAAATATGCAGGTGGAGGACGTTCAGTTCTAACTACCAGTAGTAATCTTGGCCGTAAAGCAGGCCGGCTCCTCCCGTTTGATCATACATGCTCTGAAACGGCGGAGTGATGGCGCCGGCGTTGGTCACATAATCTGACGCCATCACTGGCGGCAAAGCTTGTGCGGCGGCAGGAGCCGTACTGGTCCCTGTCGTCGTTGGAGAGGCGCGTCCGTatgaggagtaggaggaggacgacgaagagAAGTAGGACGGGACGCCTGGGGCGTCGTGGTCGGCGACGTTGGAGTAGCGGCCGGTGAGCTCCTGCACGACAGCGCGGAACTCCTCGGCGCTGGCCGTGAGCTTCATGGGGCTGGAGATGTACACCACCTTGATCCCCTTCCCACTGCCGCCTCGCCTCCCCGTGCAGCTGCCCTTGTGCACTCGCGTCTTGGAGACGCCGTTGTGCTGCCCGTGGTGCACTCTCAGCTTGTCCATCTCAATGATCTCGATCTGCTCCCGTGTGTGCGATCGATCATACGAACGCGAGGAGAGCGTGCGCCTTGATAATGTTGTCAAGCGGACTGCGCAATCAATCAACTCGCAACCAAGTTGTGTGGAGCTTGAGATGAGGAAGTGAATGGGGCTTAATGCCGGAGGCTTATATAGGCTCGTGCCGCCACGAGATAACAAGGTCAGAGTGATGAATCTTGTTTTCAAGATATTACTGCGCTTCCGTGGCTGTGGATTGGCCTCTGCAGGTTCCAGGAATCTACCAAATTGAGGCACATGGGGACACTCACACCAGTATCTCCACAGCACGGTCATAGTGCGTGACGGTTTCCTCTTGCGTATCGTTGTTTGAGAAAGTTGTTGAGTTTATTCGACGACCGGCGCAGGCTAATTTTGAGATTTGGATTATCGAGCCAGTGAAGGTTCCTGGAAAAAAGAGGGCGCCGGAGATAGTGACTGACGTGAACCTGTACGTACATTTGGATTTCGTTACTTACTTTACGTGACCGTTTACTTCTGCCTCAGCATGTATACTAGTATGAGAAGGGGTACACGGACCATGTCGCATAAAAACCCTAGAACATCTCGGCAGTCTTCCGGTTGCAGTCCACGCACGGCTCCAAGGACAAACTTTTCGTCTGACACCATCGCCTTCGACATCACCGATCGAGATGTCTTTGTTCTCAGTGTGTCGTTGCGTTCTTCGGCTCCCTCCATTCACTAATTTAAGATATTTTAAAATAAATTTGACAAATAGCAAAAATAATAAACCTTACACAATAAAGTGTGTCTAGATACATACATTTACAAAACACGCCAAAATGTCTTACATGAGTAAAGGGAAACCCACATGCACGTGGACAACGAATTTCCCGGCAAGCAAACCTGATTGGGCAAATTATCGTGCATGCATTTTTCGATGAAGGGTAGAAGAATTTCTTTTTTTATTGAGAAGTAAAATGAGGTAGTATAACTTTTCCTACAATAAAATTAGCAAAATCAGTGAACCATGCAGAAGCTATTCTTACACTTGATATATTAATATTTGCAAGTTATTCATTAGCAAAACTATCATTAATAGGAGTGGGATCTACCGAAATGTTTGTCATTCTAGATAAATAATTCTTGAAGCAATAGAACCCCATCTAGTAAGTCTTGGCTTAGAATCTTTCTTATTCATAAGGTATTTAATAGCAGAATGATCAGAGTGTACTATAACTTTAGAGTCTACAATGtaaggtctaaacttatcacatgCAAAGATCACAGCTACGAATTCTTTTTCAATAGTATAATTTTTTTGGGCGCcagcaagagttttactagcatagtaTATAACATTTAATTTCTATCAACTATTTGGCCTATAATCActtgcatcacacataatttcaataatttcaaatggtaaattttaATTAGGAGGTTGAATTATAGGAGCACTTCTCAAAGCATTCTTTAAAACATTAAAGGACTCTACACAATCATCATTAAAAGAGAACATAACATCTTTTTGCAAAAGATTGGTAAGATGTTTTGATATTTTTGAAAAGTATTTGATGAATCTTCTATAAAAATCAGCATGCCCAATGAAACTTCTTATACCTTTAATAACTCGCGGGTATGGTAGCTTCTCTATGGTTTCTATCTTTGCGCGGTCCACTTCAATGTCTCTTGCTGAAACTCGGTGTCCAATAACTACACCTTTTGTTACCATAAAATGGCACTTCCCCCAATTTAGGACTAAGTGTTGATCCTCACACCGCTGCAAAACTTTGTTAAGATTGAATAGGCAATTACTGAAAGAAGTACCATACAcataaaaatcatccatgaatacttccataaTTTTCTCAATATAGTAAACGAATATAGCattcatgcatctttgaaaagtagcaggaacattacataaaccaaatggCATTCTTCTATATGCAAAAGTACCAAAGAGATAAGTAAAAGTAGTATTTTCTTGATCATCTTTATGCACTGGATTATGCTAGAACCCTTTCTTTCTCTCCCTTAGTTTCTCGAAGCCCTCCGCCTTTGGTATCCGGGCTGAATCGGAGCTTCTCCCGCCAGTGTAGCAGTGCGCAGAGGGAGAAGGGGTGAAGCGGGTCTTAGACTTAGTTCTAGTTTTTCCTAGATTTTACCTATATGGAGTGTGGGGGTACGATGGTGGATCCAGGAGACCAGATCTTCCATGCCATGGATGTCCTAAGCTTAGCTGTGTCTTGATATCTACGTGTAGCTAGTTTCGAAACTAAGAGTATCGAATCCACGGTGGAGTTGATTGGAATGTTTGCGGTTCAAATTAAAATTATGGAAAAACCTTCGTTGGTATTTACAGATTTATGATTTGTTATCTATCTTTAGCTACCTTCCGGAAAGTATAAGATTATGCTTTAGAAGAAGAAAAAGTTTGAAAACCTCAACGATTTGCTAgtgtcttttagactttattttgtaaccgCTGAAGATAACTTATATATCTCTACCATATACTACTTATTACTATAAATATATAAATATGTGTGGTATTGATTGCCACGTACAGTCTTGGAAACTTGTTCCCTGAATTGGTAGGTCAAATATAGCTTGGTCAGATTAGTTCTTGATTAACCGCACGTGTAaggatgaaatggccgcaagtaGTTAAGTACAGTAACCGAGATTTGAAGATCATGTCACTGATTACATCACTGAATACCCAGCAATTAATCTAACTTAGAGCATCCATCTCTAGCAACAACCCGCATAGGCGCGTTTGTAGGAAACGGAAATCGCGATTTGCGAGGCAAGCGGCATAACAACATATTCAGAGGCTAGTGCGGTCATGGGTGCCGCACTTAGCACCGCCAAACACGCATTCTTCATCGGCTTCTTCGCGGTCATCTTCTTCACCGGCGCAAGCTTCTTTGGCGGCGACTTCGACTGCGTCGTCTCCTTCGCAACAGGGGCAGGAGCGGATTCAGGCGCGGCAGCGCCGACACTTTTGACGGCATGGTGGCTCTGGCGCGTGCGCTTTCCGGTGCCGATGTCGGAATCTGGCTTGGGAGCTCGAGATGGGTAACGGCGGATCGAGCTACGAGGTCAACTGAGGCGGTCTATTTGACCGTGCCGCGCGTGGTAGATACATCCGGCAAGTTCAGGGCATCCATGGCGGCGCTAGTGAGCCGCGGCAAGGGGAGCGGGGCCGGGACGACGGATGTGCGACGACGGCCGGTGCGCGCAAACGAATGGGAGGTCGCTTTTCCTTTGCGCCAAGGCCTCGCAGGGATGACGATCGACCTGGATACGCCCCTCAAATCCACTCCTGTGCTTGTGCGGGGTGGGAGACCACGTATGCTGACGCTTGCAAAATAATTTACGGTTTTACTGATTTTGCGATGTCTATTATGGACACTTTTTTCGTCTAAAACCGCATCGGGGTCCGAAATATACGGATTTGGCAAATATACTGTGTGtccgctagagatgctcttaggacaTCCTAACCGAGCGACACAAACGGACGCGCTAGGCCATCCGTTTTGAATCGTTTTGGTGGCCGAGCGGACAaccggacagcggcccgcgtccgcgtgtccggttgggtcgcacgctgcgcccaacgcagcgATCCAAAAAGATGCCACGTGGTTCGTCTTTCTTGTGCGGCGCTGCGTCATGGCAGGTCTTGACGGGACAGCAATGGCGGGCGGTAGAACGCGCGGGAAAGTTCCCGCGCGCACAAaagttcccgcgcgcgcgaaaatgCAATTGGCACGCGCTCGCGCCCAATTTTCCCGCCCAaggccgccggctataaaagacggcggcggtctcacaGATCTCATCACACCCGCTCCGGcgtcctctccacctccaccttctcTGGCGCCCTCTCCGTCGCCATGCCGCGCACTCTGCaggccacgtgggccaagctctccctcgccgcccgggccaggttcccgcagacggaggaggaggagcgcgcagacgcgcggtgggtcgccgacgacgaggcgctccgcgtggctgccgaggcggcggcgaagaaggaagaggacgcagagatggtggaggcggccgcggacggctggcacgagaccgcggacgggtggtacgaggccgcggaggagggggccgccgcggaggaggagcccgtcgccgcggaggacctcgcgctggcgaacatcaacgccgccatcgaggagcggCTCGCTgacctcacgcgcgtgacgaaggagcacgaggccaccTGCCGGGCCGGCCACCGCCGACTAGACGACCTCCTCGTCCAGAAGAACCAgctccttgatacgtccaaaacgtatctactttcccgaacacttttgctattgttttgcctctaatttgtgtattttggatacaactaacacgaactaacgctgttttcagcagaattgccctggtgtctcgtttttgtgcagaaactcaactttcaggaaaatccccgggattaattccaatgggcctatttttatagaagagggacggagccaaaagaccagaaggaggggggccacgaggcggccaccccaccaggcggcgcggtgggcccctgggccgcgccgccctatggtggcggcgcctcgggcagccccaggtgccttcctctcgactacttaaaggtttcgacctaaaaacgcacgggggttagacgaaatcgccagaagacatccagaacaccgccaccatcgtgaaactccatctcgggaccagaaactccgttctggcactccgccgggacggggaattggaggagatcatcgccatcatcaccaccgacgcctctccatcgaccagccatgtttcccccatccatgtgtgagtaattcccccgctgtaggttgaaggggatggtagggattggatgggattggtcatgtaataccataagattgttagggcatagtgcctagtgtccgtaattggtacttttatgatattgttgcaacttgttatgcttaatgcttgtcactagggcccaagtgccatgatctcagatctgaacatgttatcaattcatgatgatattcattgctttatgatcttacctgcaagttgtataaacGTAttattgtccggaacccgaggccccaaagtgacagaaattgggacaaccgaaggggaaggcggtgatatgaggatcacatgtgttcacggagtgttaatgctttgctccggtgctctatgatacgtctccgacgtatcgataatttcttatgttccatgccacattattgatgttatctacatgttttatgcacactttatgtcatattcgtgcattttctggaactaacctattaacaagatgccgaagtgccgattcttgtttctgctgtttttggtttcagaaatcctagtaaggaaatattctcggaattggacgaaatcaaagcccaggggcctatttttccacgaagcttccagaagtccgaagacgaaacgaagaggggccacgaggcagccagagcatagggcggcgcggcccctgccctatggtctgggcacctcgcgccgcctcttgacctacccttccgcctacttaaagcctccgtgacgaaacccccagtaccgagagccacgatacggaaaaccttccagagacgccgccaacgccgatcccatctcgggggatccaggagatcgcctccggcaccctgccggagaggggaatcatctcccggaggactctacgccgccatggtcgcctccggtgtgatgtgtgagtagtctacccctggactatgggtccatagcagtagctagatggttgtcttctccccattgtgctatcattgtcggatcttgtgagctgcctaacatgatcaagatcatctatctgtaattctatatgttgcgtttgttgggatccgatgaatagagaatacttgttatgttgattatcaaagttatatctatgtgttgtttatgatcttgcatgctttccgttactagtagatgctctggccaagtagatgcttgtaactccaagagggagtacttatgctcgatagtgggttcatgcctgcattgacacctgggacagtgacagaaagatctaaggttgtgttgtcttgttgccactagggataaaacattgatgctatgtctaaggatgtagttgttgattacattacgcaccatacttaatgcaattgtctgttgctttgcaacttaatactggagggggttcggatgataacttgaaggtggactttttaggcatagatgcagttggatggcggtctatgtactttgtcgtaatgcccaattaaatctcactatactcatcatgatatgtatgtgcatggtcatgctctctttatttgtcaattgcccaactgtaatttgttcacccaacatgctgttcgtcttatgggagagacacctctagtgaactgtggaccccggtccaattctctttcttgaaatacaatctctgcaatacttgttctcttgtttttacgcaaacaatcatcttccacacaatacggttaatcctttgttacagcaagccggtgagattgacaacctcactgtttcgttggggcaaagtactttggttgtgttgtgcaggttccacgttggcgccggaatccctggtgttgcgccgcactacatctcgccgccatcaaccttcaacgtgcttcttgactcctactggtccgattaaaccttggtttcttactgagggaaacttgccgctgtgcgcatcacaccttcctcttggggttcccaacggacgtgccaaccacacgcatcaagcaaatttctggcgccgttgccggggacctgaagaaaagttacaccacagagatctctaactcccacgtcaactttgcgccagaagcaaatttctggcgccgttgccggggagatcaagacacgctgcaaggggagtctccacttctcaatctctttactttctttttgtcttgcttagttttatttactactttgtttgctgcactaaatcaaaatacaaaaaaattagttgctagttttactttatttgctatcttgtttgctatatcaaaaacacaaaaaaaatagtttacttgcatttactttatctagtttgttttatttactgttgctaaaatggccaaccctgaaaatactaagttgtgtgacttcacaaccacaaataataatgatttcttatgcacacctattgctccacctgctactacagcagaattctttgaaattaaacctgctttactgaatcttgttatgcgagagcaattttctggtgttagttctgatgatgctgctgcccatcttaataattttgttgaactatgtgaaatgcaaaaatataaagatgtagatggtgatattattaaactaaaattgttccctttctcattaagaggaagagctaaagattggttgctatctctgcctaagaatagtattgattcatggactaaatgcaaggatgcttttattggtagatattatccccctgct
It includes:
- the LOC139830657 gene encoding uncharacterized protein, which produces MDKLRVHHGQHNGVSKTRVHKGSCTGRRGGSGKGIKVVYISSPMKLTASAEEFRAVVQELTGRYSNVADHDAPGVPSYFSSSSSSYSSYGRASPTTTGTSTAPAAAQALPPVMASDYVTNAGAITPPFQSMYDQTGGAGLLYGQDYYW